In Phragmites australis chromosome 17, lpPhrAust1.1, whole genome shotgun sequence, the following are encoded in one genomic region:
- the LOC133897749 gene encoding putative F-box protein At5g52610 → MEGKKTRAVGENGWFICDDALTEVFRRLPARTLASCRLVCKSWLSVLSDPHFIHEHMSRSQQKLLLFAHDRVNDRSLAMVLADDKESMYQLSRPMASRSLFVHNSCNGLLCLGDSTGAVELLNPTTGESLMLPMPMYTAGSSQFSSFNWHCLGFCPGIKEHKVVHFYPGAHIDSFKVRCEIYTIGDTVWRQVGGFHGAPTDRGVHVNGIVYYLTKFCYIASSRINCLNLESEKIDVMMLPPRKSYGGHCSLTDLEGVLCLLVVDGALEGPPRTMDILMLNGDDKQSWTPRYYLSLPWLMPSCYFTPKHTLFHDGKIWVQLLARNLYCYDPSSSSEELKITWPEFDFPFSTHTFIESIVPLRKDYFIKQIQ, encoded by the coding sequence ATGGAGGGGAAGAAAACAAGGGCAGTGGGTGAGAATGGCTGGTTCATTTGCGACGATGCGCTTACTGAGGTATTCCGCAGGCTGCCTGCCCGCACGCTTGCGTCCTGCAGGCTGGTGTGCAAGTCCTGGTTGTCTGTGCTCTCGGATCCGCACTTTATTCACGAACACATGAGTCGCAGCCAGCAGAAGCTGCTGCTCTTTGCGCATGACCGAGTGAATGATAGGTCTCTCGCCATGGTACTCGCGGACGACAAGGAGTCCATGTACCAGCTGTCTAGGCCCATGGCTTCTCGGAGCCTCTTCGTGCACAATTCTTGCAATGGCCTGCTGTGCCTAGGTGACAGTACCGGAGCCGTGGAGCTGCTGAACCCAACAACTGGTGAATCTCTAATGTTGCCAATGCCAATGTACACGGCAGGGAGCAGCCAGTTCTCATCCTTTAATTGGCACTGCTTGGGGTTTTGTCCGGGGATTAAGGAACACAAAGTTGTGCATTTCTATCCAGGAGCTCATATTGATTCTTTCAAGGTGCGCTGTGAGATATACACAATTGGAGATACAGTCTGGAGACAAGTTGGTGGTTTTCATGGGGCTCCGACAGATAGAGGGGTGCATGTGAATGGAATAGTGTACTATCTGACGAAGTTCTGCTACATTGCTTCATCACGTATCAATTGTTTGAATCTTGAAAGTGAAAAAATTGATGTGATGATGCTTCCTCCACGCAAGTCTTATGGAGGGCATTGCTCTTTGACAGATCTTGAGGGAGTACTATGCTTGTTAGTTGTGGATGGTGCACTTGAAGGTCCACCTCGTACAATGGACATATTGATGCTCAATGGTGATGATAAGCAGAGCTGGACTCCCAGATACTACTTATCCTTACCTTGGCTGATGCCTTCATGTTATTTTACTCCAAAACACACACTCTTCCATGATGGGAAAATTTGGGTGCAGCTATTGGCTAGGAACCTCTACTGTTATGATCCAAGTTCAAGCTCTGAAGAACTGAAGATAACTTGGCCTGAGTTTGACTTTCCGTTTAGCACACATACTTTCATTGAAAGCATAGTTCCTCTGCGTAAAGACTACTTTATCAAGCAGATACAGTGA
- the LOC133897812 gene encoding mitochondrial pyruvate carrier 1 isoform X1: MSTALKAFLNSPVGPKTTHFWGPVANWGFVLAGLVDMNKPPEMISGNMTAAMCVYSGLFMRFAWMVQPRNYLLLACHASNESVQLYQLSRWARSQGYLEKKEPEAQQ, encoded by the exons ATGTCGACGGCGCTCAAGGCTTTCCTGAACAGCCCCGTCGGCCCCAAGACCACTCACTTCTGGGGTCCCGTTGCAAACTGGGGTTTTGTCCTTGCG GGTTTGGTTGACATGAACAAACCTCCTGAAATGATATCTGGCAATATGACAGCAG CCATGTGCGTGTATTCAGGACTGTTTATGAGGTTTGCATGGATGGTGCAACCACGGAACTACTTGCTTCTGGCATGCCATGCTTCCAATGAATCAGTCCAGCTCTACCAGTTATCTCGGTGGGCTAGGTCCCAGGG GTACCTGGAGAAGAAAGAGCCAGAGGCTCAGCAGTGA
- the LOC133897812 gene encoding mitochondrial pyruvate carrier 1 isoform X2, whose protein sequence is MSTALKAFLNSPVGPKTTHFWGPVANWGFVLAGLVDMNKPPEMISGNMTAAMCVYSGLFMRFAWMVQPRNYLLLACHASNESVQLYQLSRWARSQG, encoded by the exons ATGTCGACGGCGCTCAAGGCTTTCCTGAACAGCCCCGTCGGCCCCAAGACCACTCACTTCTGGGGTCCCGTTGCAAACTGGGGTTTTGTCCTTGCG GGTTTGGTTGACATGAACAAACCTCCTGAAATGATATCTGGCAATATGACAGCAG CCATGTGCGTGTATTCAGGACTGTTTATGAGGTTTGCATGGATGGTGCAACCACGGAACTACTTGCTTCTGGCATGCCATGCTTCCAATGAATCAGTCCAGCTCTACCAGTTATCTCGGTGGGCTAGGTCCCAGGG TTAA
- the LOC133897745 gene encoding uncharacterized protein LOC133897745, producing MTPTLQDVSYLLGLPCAGAAVGVIDMQADWMNDMHQRFGPVERKEDAPPYVPEFLADARGPTKKWILQFQPTYIHPQANAYAVSRHLEAYLLWLFGWVMFTSGQGHLVTRTLVPYARSIADAHADDVP from the exons atgaccccgaccctgcaggacgtctcctacctcttaggccttccttgcgcgggagctgcggttggggtgatcgatatgcaggctgactggatgaacgacatgcatcagcgatttgggccggtggagcgaaaggaggatgcacccccgtacgtgcctgagttcttagccgatgcacgagggccaacgaagaagtggatcctacagttccag ccgacgtacatccacccacaagccaacgcatacgcggtctcgagacatttggaggcctacctcctttggttgtttgggtgggtgatgttcactagtggccaaggccacctggttacgaggacccttgtgccgtacgcccggtcgatagcggacgcgcATGCAGATGATGTACCgtag